A section of the Leptotrichia sp. HSP-342 genome encodes:
- a CDS encoding adenylyl-sulfate reductase subunit alpha has protein sequence MLENKEDKNNKGRKKFEIKELETDVLIIGGGTAGCYAAITLGKNSDLSVIVAEKANIKRSGCLAAGINAINAYNVKGRVPQDYVDYAAKDANGIVRHDLLITAANRFNEITAEVEKLGLVILKDENGEYVARGNRNIKINGENFKPILADAVKKTKNVRVLNTLNITDLLVKDGKVYGAVGFSIKKEEVFVIRAKKVIISTGGAAGLYKPNNPGFSRHKMWYPPFNTGAGYAMGILAGAEMTTFEMRFIALRCKDTIAPVGTIAQGVGAKQVNSRGMVYEDKYGLTTSERVYGTVRENQLGNGPCYLKTSGISEEESESLLKAYLNMAPSQTLKWIESGKNPSEQDVEIEGTEPYIVGGHTASGFWVNTNRETTINGLYAAGDVAGGCPQKYVTGALAEGEIAALDIISKLADKKNINCGKIDENVENFLNEQKNQIIKQYEKIRNTEAKRFSTEDMEEGMQKIMDEYAGGISTNYQFNEKQLNLAKQKIDQLIELSDELSAENMHDLMFAYELKERLIVCKSLIEHLFFRKETRWHSFNENLDYPETDENYFKYVNSRLVNGELKVFMREIVKEEKYEHSN, from the coding sequence ATGTTAGAGAATAAGGAGGACAAAAATAATAAGGGAAGAAAAAAATTTGAAATAAAGGAATTGGAAACGGATGTATTGATTATTGGTGGGGGAACTGCTGGATGTTATGCAGCTATTACGCTTGGAAAAAATTCTGATTTATCGGTAATTGTGGCAGAGAAGGCGAATATTAAGAGGAGCGGGTGTCTTGCGGCTGGGATTAATGCAATAAATGCGTATAATGTGAAAGGACGTGTGCCACAGGATTATGTGGATTACGCGGCAAAGGATGCCAATGGAATTGTGCGGCACGATTTGTTAATTACTGCTGCGAATAGATTTAATGAGATTACCGCTGAAGTAGAAAAGTTGGGGCTTGTGATTTTGAAAGATGAGAATGGAGAGTATGTTGCACGTGGAAATAGAAATATAAAAATAAATGGAGAAAATTTTAAGCCGATACTTGCTGATGCTGTGAAAAAAACAAAAAATGTGAGAGTTCTGAATACACTTAATATTACGGATTTACTTGTGAAGGACGGGAAAGTTTATGGCGCGGTTGGATTTTCTATAAAAAAAGAAGAAGTATTTGTGATTAGGGCGAAAAAAGTGATAATTTCGACTGGAGGAGCGGCTGGACTTTATAAGCCTAATAATCCTGGATTTTCAAGGCATAAGATGTGGTATCCGCCATTTAATACTGGGGCAGGATATGCGATGGGAATTCTGGCTGGAGCAGAAATGACAACTTTTGAGATGAGATTTATTGCTTTGAGATGTAAGGATACAATTGCGCCAGTTGGAACGATTGCCCAAGGAGTTGGAGCGAAACAGGTAAATTCAAGAGGGATGGTTTATGAGGATAAATATGGGCTTACAACGAGTGAGCGTGTTTATGGGACCGTGCGTGAAAATCAACTTGGAAATGGACCTTGTTACTTGAAGACAAGTGGAATTAGTGAAGAAGAAAGTGAAAGTTTGTTAAAGGCATATTTGAATATGGCGCCAAGTCAGACATTAAAATGGATTGAAAGCGGAAAGAATCCGAGTGAGCAGGATGTTGAAATTGAAGGGACAGAGCCGTATATTGTCGGTGGGCATACTGCAAGCGGCTTTTGGGTAAATACGAATAGAGAAACTACAATTAATGGACTTTATGCAGCTGGAGATGTAGCTGGAGGTTGTCCGCAGAAATATGTTACAGGTGCACTGGCTGAAGGTGAAATTGCGGCGCTTGACATAATTTCAAAGTTAGCTGATAAAAAAAATATTAATTGTGGAAAAATTGATGAAAATGTGGAAAACTTCTTGAATGAACAAAAGAATCAAATTATTAAGCAGTATGAAAAAATAAGAAATACAGAAGCCAAAAGATTTTCAACGGAAGATATGGAAGAAGGAATGCAAAAAATTATGGATGAATATGCAGGTGGAATCTCAACAAACTATCAATTTAATGAAAAGCAGCTAAATTTGGCAAAACAGAAAATTGATCAGCTTATAGAGCTTTCTGATGAGCTTTCGGCAGAAAATATGCATGATTTAATGTTTGCTTATGAGCTGAAAGAGAGATTGATAGTGTGTAAATCGCTAATTGAGCATCTTTTTTTCAGAAAGGAAACGAGATGGCATTCGTTTAATGAAAATCTGGATTATCCTGAAACTGACGAAAACTATTTTAAATATGTGAATTCGAGGTTAGTTAACGGAGAACTGAAAGTATTTATGAGGGAAATTGTTAAGGAGGAGAAATATGAGCATAGTAAT